A single Musa acuminata AAA Group cultivar baxijiao chromosome BXJ2-1, Cavendish_Baxijiao_AAA, whole genome shotgun sequence DNA region contains:
- the LOC135598958 gene encoding zinc finger protein CONSTANS-LIKE 3-like has product MVSAKGGYWSGIGARRCDSCKSGPALVFCRADEAYLCSACDARVHGTGARHERVWVCEVCEQAPASVTCKADAAALCVTCDADIHSANPLALRHERAPVVPFLEPLRPRSAATGFPFGVAAADEEASEAPSWLLPIPCAKGKSMDHFFSDVDPYLNLEYATSIDARLQQTDGVVPVDAKDASRDGGAPPPGPFLPIDGTFELDFVGSKPSYSPYTADSLSHSVSSLEFGVVPDGSGGIAKGTKADATGPNYGGGGGRAADREARVMRYREKRKNRRFEKTIRYASRKAYAETRPRIKGRFVKRSEIEPEEVVRTYSPAVVAALMADPGYGVVPSF; this is encoded by the exons ATGGTGAGCGCGAAAGGTGGGTATTGGAGCGGGATCGGGGCGCGGCGGTGCGACTCGTGCAAGTCCGGGCCGGCACTGGTCTTCTGCCGGGCGGACGAGGCGTACCTGTGCAGCGCGTGCGACGCGCGTGTGCACGGGACCGGGGCGCGACACGAGCGCGTGTGGGTGTGCGAGGTCTGCGAGCAGGCCCCGGCGAGCGTCACCTGCAAGGCCGACGCGGCCGCCCTCTGCGTCACCTGCGACGCCGACATCCACTCCGCCAACCCACTCGCCCTTCGCCACGAGCGTGCCCCCGTCGTCCCCTTCCTCGAGCCGCTCAGGCCCCGCTCTGCCGCCACTGGATTCCCCTTCGGAGTCGCGGCGGCTGACGAGGAGGCCAGCGAGGCGCCGTCCTGGCTCCTCCCGATCCCTTGTGCTAAGGGCAAATCAATGGACCACTTCTTCTCCGACGTAGATCCGTACCTTAATCTGGAGTACGCCACCTCGATCGACGCGCGATTGCAGCAGACGGACGGCGTCGTCCCAGTCGACGCCAAAGATGCCAGTCGAGACGGCGGAGCGCCACCTCCGGGACCGTTCCTCCCGATCGATGGTACGTTCGAGCTCGACTTCGTCGGATCCAAGCCTTCATACAGCCCCTACACCGCTGACTCCCTCAGCCACAGT GTCTCGTCCTTGGAGTTCGGGGTGGTGCCAGACGGAAGCGGCGGTATAGCGAAGGGGACGAAGGCGGACGCCACGGGTCCGAACTATGGCGGCGGTGGAGGGAGGGCTGCGGACAGGGAGGCGAGGGTGATGAGGTACCGGGAGAAGAGAAAGAACCGGCGGTTCGAGAAGACCATCAGGTACGCATCCCGGAAAGCCTACGCCGAGACGAGGCCGCGGATCAAGGGAAGGTTCGTGAAGCGGTCGGAGATCGAGCCGGAGGAGGTCGTCCGGACGTACTCGCCGGCCGTTGTGGCGGCTCTCATGGCGGATCCCGGCTACGGCGTCGTGCCCTCCTTTTGA